CACCTCAGCAGGGCGGCTCCGACGCGGCGGGCGGAGCGCCCGAGACGATGATGCAGCCTGCCGAAAGCCCGGCGGCATCGCCTCCCGATACGGGCCGCAGCGCCGCTATGCCGTCGGGTTCTCCGTCACCATCGGAAGGCGCTACAACCGCCGTAGCCTCTGGGGCGGAGGCGGGGAACGCATCAAGCGGAACGGCAGCCTCGGATACAGCCGCGTATCCACCGTCCGCAGGCACGACCCTCGCGGTGGGCACGCCGGAGGCTGCAATCAACCCGCTAGCCTCACCCGCAGCCAGTCCAGCCGCTGGCGGTGCCGCCGAGCAGCCGCAACAGCCCGCCTTCAAGTCCTACGAGCCGGCTGGAGCGGACACCACGACGCTCGATCAAGACTCGACCGCGCAGGGAGCGTGGTGGTCGAGCTTCACGCTGCGGCTCGCAGAGCTGGTGCTGGGAATCATCGCGCTGGGCTTTGGCGCTGCCGCGCTCTGGACCTGGCGGCGGCACATGTAGCTGCCGATGCTTCGCGGGAGAGACGCATGTTTCAGCGCCGCATCATTGCCGCGCCTGCTATCCTGCGGTAGAATGCCAGGCGATCAGTCGCCGGGATAACCGCGCCGACAGGCCGGGTTGAAGGAACAAGGGAACAGGCGAGCAAGGAAGACTTTGAACCTTGAACTTTGACCTTTGAACTCGGAGATGACTGAAGCAGCGTGTGGGTGGAGTTAGGATTTGATTTCGGCACGAAATGTACAACGTAAGGTAGCGCTCTCAGCCATTCTGGGAGCGCTTGTTATTGCCGCGCTCAGCATCACCACCGATATTCGCGCCGTGGGCAATGATCTGGCTGATTTCCGCTGGCCGATCGTCTGGGCCGTGCTGGCGTGGACGCTCCTCAACTACGTGCTGCGCTGGCTCAAGTGGGATTACTACCTGCGCA
The DNA window shown above is from Herpetosiphonaceae bacterium and carries:
- a CDS encoding zf-HC2 domain-containing protein — protein: MEQLSHNHPDNTSELLSAYIDNAVDAVERRQVERYIQTCPACTQELQELRMFRALLRDLPMVQPRRSFTLDPAAVAPRRLLFPTLRWATLVATALFLVVVGVDVLRVGRPNAGMSFSAAASPPAQESAPFAAPQQGGSDAAGGAPETMMQPAESPAASPPDTGRSAAMPSGSPSPSEGATTAVASGAEAGNASSGTAASDTAAYPPSAGTTLAVGTPEAAINPLASPAASPAAGGAAEQPQQPAFKSYEPAGADTTTLDQDSTAQGAWWSSFTLRLAELVLGIIALGFGAAALWTWRRHM